TGATGGTCGCGGCATTCCAGTTGATATTCAGCAAAAAACAGGTCGACCAGCTGTAGAAACCGTTTTTACTGTTCTCCATGCAGGAGGAAAATTCGGCGGTGGCGGTTATAAGGTATCTGGAGGCCTTCATGGTGTTGGTTCTTCGGTCGTTAATGCTCTTTCAACACAGTTGGATGTTCGCGTCCATAAGAATGGCAAGATTCATTATCAAGAGTATCATCGCGGAGTGGTTGCTGAAGATTTAAAAGTCATTGGTGATACAGATATTACTGGAACGATTGTTCACTTCACACCAGATCCTGAGATTTTTACGGAAACAACTGAATTTGATTTTGATAAATTAGCCAAACGTATTCAAGAACTTGCTTTCTTGAATAAAGGTTTGAAAATTTCAATTACCGATAAACGCTCTGGACAAGAAAGAAAAGAAGAATTTCACTATGAGGGCGGTATTGTCAGTTATGTAGAATTCATCAATGAAAATAAAGAAGTTATTTTTGATAAACCGATTTATACGGATGGTTCTTTGGATGGTATTTCTGTCGAAGTAGCTATGCAATACACAACTGGTTTTCATGAAAATATCATGAGTTTTGCCAATAATATTCACACTCATGAAGGTGGAACGCATGAACAAGGATTCCGTACGGCTCTGACACGTGTTATCAATGATTACGCCAAGAAAAATAAAATCCTTAAAGAAAATGAGGATAATTTAAACGGTGACGATGTTCGTGAGGGCTTGACAGCCATCATTTCGGTTAAGCATCCCAATCCGCAGTTTGAAGGACAAACCAAGACCAAACTGGGAAATTCAGAAGTTGTTAAAATTACCAATCGACTTTTCAGCGATGCTCTTAATCGTTTTTTGTTAGAAAACCCACAAATCGCTAAAAAGATTGTTGAAAAAGGGATACTAGCATCTAAAGCTCGTATTGCGGCTAAAAGAGCGCGTGAAGTGACTCGGAAGAAATCCGGACTTGAAATCTCAAATTTACCGGGCAAATTGGCAGACTGTTCCTCTAATGATCCCATTCAGAATGAACTCTTTATCGTGGAGGGAGATTCAGCTGGCGGTTCTGCTAAGTCTGGCCGTAACCGTGAATTTCAAGCAATCTTGCCTATCCGCGGTAAAATTCTAAATGTTGAAAAAGCTACCATGGATAAGATTTTGGCCAATGAAGAAATCAGAAGTCTCTTCACAGCAATGGGAACAGGTTTTGGGGCAGAATTTGATGTTTCTAAATCGCGCTATCAAAAATTGGTGATTATGACTGATGCTGATGTTGATGGGGCTCATATTAGAACCTTACTTTTGACACTTATTTATCGTTTCATGCGTCCGGTGCTTGAAGCAGGCTATGTCTATATCGCGCAACCGCCTATTTATGGTATTAAGGTTGGCAATGATATTAAAGAATACATTCAGCCCGGAAATGATCAAGAAGAAAAATTGCAGGAAGCTTTAGAAAAGTACAGTCAAGGACGTTCAAAACCGACCGTTCAGCGCTATAAGGGGCTTGGGGAAATGGATGATCATCAGCTTTGGGAAACAACCATGAATCCGGATAATCGCTTGATGGCACGCGTTTCATTGGACGATGCTGCTGAGGCTGACAAGATATTTGATATGCTTATGGGAGATCGTGTTGAACCTCGTCGTGGTTTTATTGAAGAAAATGCGGTTTATAGTACGCTTGACGTTTAATCGGGAATTTTTTTGAAAAGCAAGTAGAAGTATGTTATAATCGTAACGTTATGGACTACTTTGAATAATAATAAAGACAATTTAAGGAGATTGAGATGTCTAGCGGAATTGTATTGCTGATAGTGGCAATTGTATTGGTAGTGATTATTGCCTATCTTATTGCTATTATTATCAGAAAACGAAATGATTCGTTAATCACAAAATTGGAAGAACGCAAACAAAATCTTTTTGATTTGCCCGTCAATGATGAAATTGAAGAAGTAAAGAAACTGCATTTGATTGGTCAAAGTCAAACGACTTTTCGTGAATGGAATCAAAAATGGGTTGATTTGTCACTCAATTCATTTAGTGATATTGAAAATCATATTTTTGAAGCAGAAAACCTTAATGATACCTTTAATTTCATTCGTGCTCATAGTCAAATTAATAATATTGAAAGCCAGTTAAATCTAGCAGAAGAAGATATTAAGGCAATCAGAGAAGCGCTTGCTGTTTTGAAAGAGCAGGAAGAAAAAAACAGTGCTCGTGTTTTACATGCGCTTGAAATGTATGAAAGTTTGCAAGCTTCTATTGAAGAAGGAGATAGCAATTTTGGTATTACCATGCCTGAAATCGAAAAGCAGCTCAAAAATATTGAAGCTGAATTCTCGCAATTTGTAACTTTAAATTCATCTGGAGATCCTGTTGAAGCATCGGAAATTCTTGATCGTGCTGAAGAACATACCATTGCTCTTGGGCAAATGACGGAGAAAATTCCTGCTATTGTGGCTAAATTGGAAGATGATTTCCCAGATCAATTGGATGATTTGGAATCAGGCTACCGCCGTCTTTTGGAAGAAAATTATCATTTCCCTGAAAAGAATATTGAGGAACGTTTTCAAGAAGTTCGTGAAGCTATTGGCAATAACTCCAATGAACTTGTTTCCCTAGATCTTGATAAGGCTGAGTCTGAAAATGAAGCGATTCAGGAAAAAATTGATTCTCTTTATGATATTTTTGAACGTGAAATTCGTGCGCATAAGAATATTGTCAAAAGCAAAAAGATTATCCCGGCTTACTTGGAACATGCCAAGAAAAATAATGAGCAGTTAGAAGCAGAAATTGAGCGTCTCAATCACAGATATATCTTAAATGAAAAAGAAGAACTCAATGTGCGTGACTTTAATGAAGAAATAGCTAGTGTAGAAAAAGATGTCTTGCCGATTATTGAGAATTTTGATACTCAAGAAAAACCATTCTCTGTTTTGGAAGACAAATTTGATCGTGCTATTAAGAAACTTGACCTTGTTGAAGAAGGTCAGCTGGATGTTTTTAATAGCTTAAAAAACATTGAAAATGTTGAAAAGACGGCACGTCAGAAATTAGATAGCTATATTAATCGGCTTCATGCCATTAAACGTTTTATGGAAAAACGCAATTTGCCTGGTATTCCGCAAGATTTTCTCAGTGTTTTCTTTACAACAAGTGCTCAGTTAGAAGCCTTAATGGATGAGTTGAATCGTGCTCGTATTCATATTGAAACCGTCAATCGGATGACAGAAGCAGCGACAGTAGCTGTAGAGAATTTGGAAGAAACGGCTTACCGTGTTGTTCAAAATGCAACACTGACAGAGCAGTTGCTGCAATATTCAAACCGTTACCGCAGTTTTGAACCAAGTGTTCAAGAAAGCTTTGATATTGCCCTTAAGCTCTTTGAAACTGATTATGACTACCAAGGTTCTTTTGATGAAATTTCTTATTCTTTAGAGACAGTAGAACCCGGCGTTACTGATCGTTTTGTTTCTTCTTATGAAAAAACGCGTGAAACCATTCGATTTTAATGATACTGTATCAAACATTTGATGCTGTATAGATTGAGAGTTTGGGACGACTTTTGTCTCAAACTCTTTCTATATTTAAGATAGAATGGGCACCATCGTTGATTATTTTACAATCAAATTTAGACGGCACTGGCACATTAGCGGGTAGTGCTATTACTAAAGGTATTGCCGGATATAACTTACCATTTTAATAAGTTGTTAATATATGGAAAGGCAAGTCATCATGATACTTTCAAAAAGATCACTTTATCTAAATTATGGCTATTTATTTAGCCTGCCAATTATTTTGTTAGCCTCAGCTTTTTAGAAAATACAAGTGTTAAGATTGTTATTTTTGTCCTTTTTATAGTTGAATCTATCTTGGTCACTGCATTTTGCTGGAAAGACTTTGTAAAAATCTTCAAAGGCATTATAGATTTTATGAAAAATAATATAGAAAAGTAACGGTTGTACCAGACTTAGCATTAGCTGCTGAAATTGCATATGCTCAGCAGTAAGGAAATGAGGTGCGGAATTTTGGCAGAAAAAACGAATCAAAAAAGATACTGAAATTATTGTATTGGTCATGCTGTTGGCTTCAATGGCACTTGCTTGGCTCTTGTGGCCAATATTAAAGGTCTTAGCTGGTTTTGTATTTATTTTAATTATGGCTGCTGCTATTTTTCAGTTTTCATCTGAAAAACAGTAGATAGATCAATTAATAACCAAGAGCTTGGGACAATAGTGACCTAGCTCAAACAAAAGAGCAACGGCTTCAAAACCGTTGCTCTTTGAATAAGAGATAGTAGTAATAAAATACCATTACGATGATATCATAAGCATTATCGCCCATTTATTGGCAGTCAGATAAAATTTAAGGCTTGCAATATTCAGAATTTTCTTGTAAAATAAAGAAAATAGAAAAGCGATGAGAGAAAAAAATCTAAGAAATGAAACAGAGAGTATGGGAAGCTGAAAACATACAAAAAGCTTAGGTAACACATTCTTGAGTGCGGGTGCCAAATCGTGGGAAAGTAGTGCTCGACGGGTTATTCACGTTACGAATAGGAGTTTCAAACTCCTTGAGGGTAGTCTTGGCGACAGGCTACTGAATGAAGGTGGAACCACGTGTGTGTCAGCGTCCTTGCAAATTTTTTGCGAGGGCGCTTTTTTGAATAGTTTGTTGAGGTGACATATGATTAGAGGATTACGACAAATTGAACCTTATGTAGCAGGAGTTCAACCTGCTGAAAGGAAGATGATTAAGTTGAATACCAATGAAAATGCTTATGGTGCTAGTCCCAAAGTTCGTGAGGCTTTAGCCAATTTTGATGTTGATAATTTACGTAAGTATTCGACGCTTGAACAGGCTGATTTGCGAGCTGCCTTGGCTAACAATTTAAAGGTTAAGCCTGAACAGTTGATAATTGCTAATGGTTCAGATGATGTTTTATCTATTGCTTTCTTGGCCTTTTTCAATAACGATGAACCCGTCCTTTTCCCAGATTTAACGTATGGTTTTTATAAGGTTTGGGCAGATCTTTATCGGGTTAACTATCATGAAATTCCTTTAGCTGAGGATTTCACCATAAACACAGAAGACTATTTAGCTGATAATGGCGGGATTATCTTGACCAATCCTAATGCCCCTACTGGCATTTACAAGCCTCTGAATGAAATTGAAAAGCTTCTCAAAGCCAATCAAGATACCGTAGTCATTATTGATGAGGCTTATATCAGTTTTGGCGGCCAATCGGCTCTTTCCTTATTAAATAAGTATAATAATCTTGTTATTACACGTACCTTTTCTAAGGATGCGGCTTTAGCAGGTTTGCGCGTTGGTTATGCCATTGCCAATGAGCCTTTGATTGCTGTTATGAATGCTGTTAAACATTCCATCAATCCTTATTCTGTTGATTTGTTGGCTGAAAGGTTGGCGACGGCAGCCGTTGAAGACTGGTCCTATTATCAGGAAAATGCTAAAAAGATTCAAAAGACCCGAGCTTGGTTTTCTGAGCAGTTAGTCAAACAAGGTTTTGATGTTTTGCCTAGTCAAGCAAATTTTGTCTTGACAAAACCCCATGATCTTGCGACAGCAAAGCTATTTGAAGAATTAGAAGCTAGAAAAATTTATGTCCGCTATTTTCCAAAAGTCGAACGGATTAAAGATTATTTGCGGATTTCGATGGGGACACAAGAGGAAATGGAAGAGGTCGTTAAGGCCATTGAGGAAATAAGAGGATGAAGAAAACAAGTTTACCAGTTGGCATGCACGATAAGCTCTTCAAGCGAGCACGTGTCATGTATGAGATTGAGCGAGATATTAGTAATCTTTTAATTAAACAAGGTTTTAATCGCATTGAGACGCCTACTTTGGAACATTTTGAAGTTTTTGCGGATGACGTTTCTTCTGAGCATTACCACCTTTTTGATAAGAAAGGAAATCTCCTCAGTCTGCGTCCCGACATTACCAGCCAAATCGGTCGCGTCATTGCTTCGACACGTGTTGAAACACCGATTAAGTTCTCTTATTCGGGCAAGGTTTTCAAGTATAATGAGGAGCTACGCGGTTTGGCTAATGAGCACACACAAGCAGGTGTTGAAATTGTTGGCTACAAGACTCAAGATGCCATTAAAGATGCTCTGCTTTCAGCTAAAGATGCTTTGAAAGCCAGTGGCTTAAAAGATTATAAATTTGAATTTTCTCATGCACATATCTTGCAGACCATTTTTGCAAATTTAGACATTCCTGAAACTGCTAAGAAAGATTTGGCCACTTTCATTCAAGATAAAAATGTCACAGGTCTTAACGAATTTACCCATCGTTACCCTAGTGAATTTGATGCCTTGATAAGACAGCTTCCTTTTCTTTTTGGGGAGAGTCATCAGGTCTTGAAAAAAGCTCGCCAGTTAACTAATCATCAGACAATCTTATCAGCCCTGACTGATTTGGAAGACTTGTTGCAAGAACTGGCGGTTTCATTGG
This region of Streptococcus mutans genomic DNA includes:
- the hisC gene encoding histidinol-phosphate transaminase, which translates into the protein MIRGLRQIEPYVAGVQPAERKMIKLNTNENAYGASPKVREALANFDVDNLRKYSTLEQADLRAALANNLKVKPEQLIIANGSDDVLSIAFLAFFNNDEPVLFPDLTYGFYKVWADLYRVNYHEIPLAEDFTINTEDYLADNGGIILTNPNAPTGIYKPLNEIEKLLKANQDTVVIIDEAYISFGGQSALSLLNKYNNLVITRTFSKDAALAGLRVGYAIANEPLIAVMNAVKHSINPYSVDLLAERLATAAVEDWSYYQENAKKIQKTRAWFSEQLVKQGFDVLPSQANFVLTKPHDLATAKLFEELEARKIYVRYFPKVERIKDYLRISMGTQEEMEEVVKAIEEIRG
- the gyrB gene encoding DNA topoisomerase (ATP-hydrolyzing) subunit B, with product MTEENKNLDQLAQEYDASQIQVLEGLEAVRMRPGMYIGSTSKEGLHHLVWEIVDNSIDEALAGFASHIQVFIEEDNSITVIDDGRGIPVDIQQKTGRPAVETVFTVLHAGGKFGGGGYKVSGGLHGVGSSVVNALSTQLDVRVHKNGKIHYQEYHRGVVAEDLKVIGDTDITGTIVHFTPDPEIFTETTEFDFDKLAKRIQELAFLNKGLKISITDKRSGQERKEEFHYEGGIVSYVEFINENKEVIFDKPIYTDGSLDGISVEVAMQYTTGFHENIMSFANNIHTHEGGTHEQGFRTALTRVINDYAKKNKILKENEDNLNGDDVREGLTAIISVKHPNPQFEGQTKTKLGNSEVVKITNRLFSDALNRFLLENPQIAKKIVEKGILASKARIAAKRAREVTRKKSGLEISNLPGKLADCSSNDPIQNELFIVEGDSAGGSAKSGRNREFQAILPIRGKILNVEKATMDKILANEEIRSLFTAMGTGFGAEFDVSKSRYQKLVIMTDADVDGAHIRTLLLTLIYRFMRPVLEAGYVYIAQPPIYGIKVGNDIKEYIQPGNDQEEKLQEALEKYSQGRSKPTVQRYKGLGEMDDHQLWETTMNPDNRLMARVSLDDAAEADKIFDMLMGDRVEPRRGFIEENAVYSTLDV
- a CDS encoding ATP phosphoribosyltransferase regulatory subunit, which encodes MKKTSLPVGMHDKLFKRARVMYEIERDISNLLIKQGFNRIETPTLEHFEVFADDVSSEHYHLFDKKGNLLSLRPDITSQIGRVIASTRVETPIKFSYSGKVFKYNEELRGLANEHTQAGVEIVGYKTQDAIKDALLSAKDALKASGLKDYKFEFSHAHILQTIFANLDIPETAKKDLATFIQDKNVTGLNEFTHRYPSEFDALIRQLPFLFGESHQVLKKARQLTNHQTILSALTDLEDLLQELAVSLAEITLDLAQIASMPYYTGLMFKVFGDKIPDAFVSGGRYDKLFERFGAKELTAIGWALDIDSVYQAIHDHIRF
- the ezrA gene encoding septation ring formation regulator EzrA, with amino-acid sequence MSSGIVLLIVAIVLVVIIAYLIAIIIRKRNDSLITKLEERKQNLFDLPVNDEIEEVKKLHLIGQSQTTFREWNQKWVDLSLNSFSDIENHIFEAENLNDTFNFIRAHSQINNIESQLNLAEEDIKAIREALAVLKEQEEKNSARVLHALEMYESLQASIEEGDSNFGITMPEIEKQLKNIEAEFSQFVTLNSSGDPVEASEILDRAEEHTIALGQMTEKIPAIVAKLEDDFPDQLDDLESGYRRLLEENYHFPEKNIEERFQEVREAIGNNSNELVSLDLDKAESENEAIQEKIDSLYDIFEREIRAHKNIVKSKKIIPAYLEHAKKNNEQLEAEIERLNHRYILNEKEELNVRDFNEEIASVEKDVLPIIENFDTQEKPFSVLEDKFDRAIKKLDLVEEGQLDVFNSLKNIENVEKTARQKLDSYINRLHAIKRFMEKRNLPGIPQDFLSVFFTTSAQLEALMDELNRARIHIETVNRMTEAATVAVENLEETAYRVVQNATLTEQLLQYSNRYRSFEPSVQESFDIALKLFETDYDYQGSFDEISYSLETVEPGVTDRFVSSYEKTRETIRF